The proteins below come from a single Lates calcarifer isolate ASB-BC8 linkage group LG11, TLL_Latcal_v3, whole genome shotgun sequence genomic window:
- the LOC108880596 gene encoding protein Tob1 produces the protein MQLEIQVALNFIISYLYNKLPRRRVNIFGEELERQLKQKYEGHWYPDKPYKGSGFRCIHVGEKVDPVVEKAAKESGLDIEDVRNNLPQDLSVWIDPFEVSYQIGEKGPVKVLYVDDSNESGASNGGLDLDKEIKNSFNPDAQVFMPINEPVNGASPGSSSPSPPFGHSAAVSPTFMPRSTQPLTFTTATFAATKFGSTKMKSSGRNNNGGNNAANKVARTSPTNLGLNVNSLLKQKAISTSMHSLYGLGLGAQQQQHQKPSALSPNAKEFVFPSLQGQGSQSALFPGDSSLSLSPLQYSNAFDMFAAYGGLNDKSLMDGLNFSLNNMQYSNQQFQPVMAN, from the coding sequence ATGCAGCTTGAAATCCAAGTAGCTCTCAACTTCATCATCTCGTACCTGTATAACAAGCTGCCGAGGCGACGGGTCAACATTTTCGGCGAGGAGCTGGAGCGCCAGCTGAAGCAGAAGTATGAGGGACACTGGTACCCTGACAAGCCATACAAGGGCTCAGGATTCAGATGCATTCACGTGGGGGAGAAGGTGGACCCCGTGGTGGAGAAGGCAGCCAAAGAGAGCGGGCTGGACATTGAGGATGTCCGCAACAACCTGCCCCAGGACCTTAGTGTGTGGATTGACCCCTTTGAGGTGTCCTATCAGATCGGGGAGAAAGGGCCCGTCAAAGTATTGTACGTTGATGACAGCAACGAAAGTGGAGCTAGTAATGGCGGGCTTGATCTGGACAAGGAGATCAAGAATAGTTTCAATCCCGATGCACAGGTCTTCATGCCCATCAACGAACCTGTGAACGGCGCCTCTCCGGGCTCCAGCTCGCCCTCTCCTCCTTTCGGCCACTCGGCGGCAGTCAGTCCCACCTTCATGCCCCGCTCCACGCAGCCTTTAACCTTCACGACAGCGACCTTTGCCGCCACCAAGTTTGGCTCCACTAAGATGAAGAGCAGCGGACGCAACAACAATGGCGGCAATAATGCTGCGAACAAGGTGGCGCGCACCTCTCCCACCAACCTGGGCCTGAATGTGAACAGTCTCCTGAAACAGAAAGCCATCTCCACCTCCATGCACTCTCTGTACGGGTTGGGACTTGgagcgcagcagcagcagcaccagaaGCCCTCAGCCCTGTCCCCCAATGCCAAGGAGTTTGTGTTCCCCAGCCTGCAGGGCCAGGGCAGCCAGAGTGCTCTCTTTCCCGGGGACAGCTCGCTCAGCCTCAGCCCGCTGCAGTACAGCAATGCCTTCGACATGTTTGCGGCCTATGGTGGCCTTAACGACAAGTCCCTTATGGATGGCTTGAATTTCAGCTTGAACAACATGCAGTATTCTAACCAGCAATTCCAGCCAGTTATGGCCAACTAG